From the genome of Ziziphus jujuba cultivar Dongzao chromosome 6, ASM3175591v1, one region includes:
- the LOC107430136 gene encoding uncharacterized protein LOC107430136 codes for MADAFEDEAEQTVSIQEYLKDVEDQELEADLVLGGDEGKECTYNNGYMKRQAIFSCLTCTPDGNAGLCTACSLSCHDGHEIVELWTKRNFRCDCGNSKFGEFFCKLFPNKDVENVENSYNHNFKGTYCTCGRPYPDPDAEEQVEMIQCCVCEDWFHEEHIGLDSSDEIPRDEEGEPLYEDFICGTCSAVCSFLRLYPRAIWAGERQHADTINVSKDKDVVEDIPSACGSGFSEKDISSEKIQAPTSAKSEPVPEGLPLGENSGQDKKPNECTVANPNATCIIGVDLIADSPKSEGKPMFLSKNWRDALCRCERCSDFFKQRSIGFLLDKEDSIVEYEKVAKQKREEKLQQQEGAEINLFNNLGHVEKIEILNGIADIKDELRTFLESFDSSKPITSADVHQVFENLAKKRRRV; via the exons ATGGCTGATGCTTTTGAAGATGAAGCTGAGCAGACGGTTTCCATCCAAGAGTATCTTAAGGACGTTGAGGATCAAGAGCTG GAAGCAGATTTGGTTTTGGGGGGTGATGAAGGGAAGGAGTGCACCTATAATAATGGTTATATGAAACGGCAAGCAATTTTCTCATGCCTGACTTGCACCCCTGATGGGAATGCTGGACTCTGCACAGCTTGCAGCTTGTCTTGCCATGATGGCCATGAG ATTGTGGAACTATGGACTAAAAGAAACTTTAGGTGTGATTGTGGGAATTCAAAATTTGGGGAGTTCTTTTGCAAACTTTTCCCAAATAAAGATGTGGAAAATGTTGAGAACTCGtataatcataattttaaaGGCACATACTGTACATGTGGTCGCCCTTATCCTGATCCTGATGCTGAAGAACAAGTGGAGATGATACAGTGCTGTGTATGTGAAGACTGGTTCCATGAAGAGCATATTGGTCTTGACTCTTCTGATGAG ATTCCAAGAGATGAGGAAGGAGAGCCTTTATATGAAGATTTTATCTGTGGCACATGCTCAGCTGTCTGCTCTTTTTTAAGACTATATCCTCGAGCCATATGGGCAGGAGAGAGGCAGCATGCTGATACTATAAATGTAAGCAAGGATAAAGATGTTGTGGAAGATATACCTTCAGCTTGTGGATCTGGATTTTCAGAGAAAGATATATCTTCAGAAAAGATTCAAGCACCAACTTCTGCCAAATCTGAACCAGTGCCTGAGGGATTGCCACTTGGTGAGAATTCTGGGCAGGATAAAAAGCCAAATGAATGCACCGTTGCCAATCCAAACGCTACCTGTATTATTGGAGTTGATCTGATTGCTGATTCCCCTAAATCTGAAGGGAAGCCaatgtttctttcaaaaaactGGAGGGATGCCCTTTGCAGATGTGAAAGATGTAGTGATTTTTTCAAACAAAGGTCTATTGGTTTTCTCCTTGACAAGGAGGACTCAATTGTGGAGTACGAAAAAGTGGCAAAGCAGAAGAGGGAAGAAAAGTTACAGCAACAAGAGGGGGCTGAAATTAACTTATTCAATAATCTTGGTCATGTGGAGAAGATTGAGATTCTGAATGGTATTGCAGATATCAAGGATGAGCTTCGTACTTTCTTG GAATCATTTGACTCTTCAAAGCCGATTACTTCTGCTGATGTCCACCAGGTTTTTGAGAATCTAGCAAAGAAACGCAGGCGTGTATGA
- the LOC107430133 gene encoding uncharacterized protein LOC107430133, whose amino-acid sequence MGNCMETWKQSQKTEEMQRQNQQEEEEKERRGSGFVKESSLGKNSMRVKIVVTKEELEWLMLQLKNKGGKSLEDVLEEIERSREKAEGWKPSLESIMECPEVVEMDRSS is encoded by the coding sequence ATGGGGAATTGCATGGAGACATGGAAACAGAGTCAGAAAACAGAGGAAATGCAGAGGCAGAAtcagcaagaagaagaagaaaaggaaagaagaggAAGTGGGTTTGTGAAGGAAAGCAGTTTGGGGAAAAACAGCATGAGGGTtaagattgttgtgacaaaaGAAGAGCTGGAGTGGTTGATGCTTCAGCTCaagaacaaaggagggaagAGTTTAGAAGATGTTTTGGAGGAGATTGAGAGAAGCAGAGAGAAAGCTGAAGGTTGGAAACCATCTCTAGAGAGTATCATGGAGTGCCCTGAAGTTGTAGAGATGGATAGATCATCATGA